In the genome of Raphanus sativus cultivar WK10039 chromosome 4, ASM80110v3, whole genome shotgun sequence, one region contains:
- the LOC108849017 gene encoding RNA polymerase sigma factor sigF, chloroplastic isoform X1, whose amino-acid sequence MEATTTTRNLVSSSPSFPTNKTHLKNGFSSPSSVVMLHEQTATPVINSRHLASLSRHFPASVLSQEPREESSRLPPPPLSHSLREDRTSSQQLTLERRQFDGLVSSRENEKFEQQLLQSAGLWNFCRLLSPPPTTVVPPLADAVALAHKALSASKQAALLLAEDSEPPPTSSSVSSLPEEGTIVRSKKLLERRARNRRAPKPNGLDNESSYLPQKSNPKKKMRQGFDNEDALQLFLWGPETKQLLTAKEEAELIAHIQNLIKLEKVKTKLESQNGCEPTIAEWAEALGMSGHVLKSEIHRGRSSREKLITANLRLVVHIAKQYQNRGLNFQDLLQEGSMGLMKSVEKFKPQSGCRFATYAYWWIRQSIRKSIFQNSRTIRLPENVYMLLGKVSEARKTCVQEGNYRPSKEELASHVGVSTEKLDKLLYNTRTPLSMQQPIWSDQDITFQEVTPDSGIETPDTSVGKQMMRNHVRNLLNVLSPKERKIIKLRFGIDGGKQRSLSEIGEIYGLSKERVRQLESRALYRLKQNMNSHGLNAYADLLV is encoded by the exons atgGAAGCTACGACTACGACGAGGAACTTGgtttcttcatctccttcgtTTCCCACCAACAAGACACATCTCAAGAACGGcttctcttctccttcctctg TGGTGATGCTTCATGAGCAAACAGCAACACCTGTTATAAACTCACGTCATCTCGCCTCTCTCTCTCGACATTTCCCTGCCTCTGTTCTCTCACAGGAGCCACGGGAAGAGTCTTCTAgacttcctcctcctcctctgtcTCACTCCTTAAGAGAAGACAGAACATCATCTCAGCAG ttgactCTGGAGAGGAGGCAGTTTGATGGGTTAGTTTCATCTCGAGAAAATGAGAAATTCGAACAGCAACTGCTTCAATCTGCTGGTTTATGGAACTT TTGCAGGTTGCTATCTCCTCCTCCAACAACAGTCGTACCTCCCTTAGCAGACGCCGTCGCGCTAGCTCACAAGGCTTTATCAGCTTCTAAACAAGCTGCATTGTTGTTAGCTGAAGACTCTGAACCACCACCCACTAG ctCTTCCGTGTCCTCTTTACCAGAAGAAGGAACAATCGTTAGATCCAAGAAGCTACTAGAGAGACGAGCCAGGAACAGAAGAGCTCCGAAACCAAACGGTTTAGACAACGAGAGTAGTTACCTTCCTCAGAAAAGCAACcccaagaagaagatgagacaaGGGTTTGACAACGAAGACGCGCTACAGCTCTTCTTGTGGGGACCCGAGACCAAACAGCTTCTCACTGCTAAAGAGGAAGCTGAGCTTATAGCACATATACag AATTTGATAAAGTTGGAGAAGGTGAAGACTAAGCTTGAGTCTCAGAATGGATGTGAACCAACGATAGCTGAGTGGGCTGAAGCTTTGGGGATGAGTGGGCATGTCTTGAAATCTGAGATCCACCGTGGTAGAAGCAGCAGGGAGAAGCTGATTACTGCAAACTTGCGTCTGGTAGTTCATATTGCTAAACAGTATCAGAACCGTGGACTCAACTTTCAGGACTTATTGCAG GAAGGAAGCATGGGGCTAATGAAGAGTGTAGAGAAGTTCAAACCCCAGTCCGGTTGCAGATTCGCTACCTACGCATACTGGTGGATTCGTCAATCCATAAGAAAGTCTATATTTCAAAACTCCAGGACTATACGTTTGCCG GAGAACGTGTACATGCTACTGGGCAAAGTATCCGAAGCAAGAAAGACGTGCGTGCAAGAAGGGAACTATCGTCCAAGCAAAGAGGAACTCGCAAGCCACGTCGGTGTTTCGACAGAGAAGCTTGATAAGCTTCTTTACAACACAAGAACACCTCTTTCAATGCAACAGCCCATTTGGTCTGATCAAGACATCACCTTTCAG GAAGTAACACCGGACAGTGGGATTGAGACACCGGACACGAGCGTAGGGAAGCAGATGATGAGGAACCATGTAAGGAATCTACTCAATGTGCTGAGCCCCAAGGAGAGAAAGATCATCAAGCTGAGGTTTGGGATTGATGGTGGGAAGCAGAGATCGTTGTCTGAGATAGGGGAGATTTATGGACTGTCCAAGGAGAGGGTAAGGCAGCTAGAGAGCAGGGCATTGTATAGGCTTAAGCAGAACATGAACAGTCATGGACTCAATGCTTACGCTGATTTGCTTGTCTAG
- the LOC108849482 gene encoding heavy metal-associated isoprenylated plant protein 5 isoform X1 has translation MGEKQEGAIVQQENKAATVVSTEPTDNKPKSGGGDSTAAPAAAAPSAFVYKVDMHCEGCAKKIKRMVKHIEGVKDVAADMGGNKLTVVGKIDPVKLREKLEERMKRKVVLTNPPPPPPSKVGLPAATAAGEKKSDGVDKAAPTPPPPAAPKESSVALKIRLHCEGCIQKIKKIILKIKGVETVAFDAAKDMVTVKGTMDVKELVPLLTKKLKRNVEPVLPAKKDDGAADKNKSEPAPPAAKKEEPAGGVTEAKKEGSEAGEKKKEGGDGGDKKKEGADAGEKKKEAETVGDKKKEVGDGEKKEGGAPAVATVNKMDYYGYSHPTVPMYWQEGHVYGHTYSTEGQTYPIGGQSYPGSGYNYASQSYVPY, from the exons ATGGGAGAGAAACAAGAAGGTGCCATAGTTCAACAAGAGAATAAGGCAGCCACCGTAGTCTCTACTGAGCCGACCGACAACAAGCCAAAAAGCGGCGGAGGAGATTCAACTGCAGCCCCTGCTGCCGCGGCTCCCTCCGCCTTTGTTTACAAAGTGGATATGCACTGTGAAGGCTGCGCCAAGAAGATCAAGAGAATGGTAAAACACATAGAGGGAGTCAAAGATGTGGCGGCGGATATGGGTGGGAACAAGCTCACGGTGGTCGGGAAGATTGATCCGGTGAAACTCCGGGAGAAGTTGGAGGAAAGAATGAAGAGAAAGGTGGTACTCACcaacccaccaccaccaccaccgtccAAAGTAGGCTTACCTGCCGCCACCGCCGCTGGAGAGAAGAAATCCGACGGTGTAGATAAGGCGGCTcctactcctcctcctccggccGCTCCCAAAGAG aGCTCGGTGGCTTTAAAGATCAGACTACATTGTGAGGGATGTATTcagaaaatcaagaaaataatattgaaaatcAAAG GGGTCGAGACAGTGGCATTTGACGCAGCCAAAGACATGGTAACAGTCAAAGGAACAATGGATGTTAAAGAACTTGTACCTCTCCTCACTAAAAAGCTCAAACGAAACGTCGAGCCTGTTCTTCCGGCCAAGAAAGATGACGGAGCCGCCGATAAAAATAAGTCAGAACCCGCTCCTCCCGCCGCAAAGAAAGAAGAACCGGCTGGTGGTGTTACCGAAGCAAAGAAGGAAGGAAGTGAAgccggagagaagaagaaagaaggtgGAGACGGAGGAGATAAGAAGAAAGAGGGTGCAGACGCCggagagaagaaaaaagaagctGAAACCGTCGGAGATAAAAAGAAAGAGGTCGGAGACGGTGAGAAGAAGGAAGGTGGCGCGCCGGCGGTGGCTACGGTGAATAAGATGGATTACTATGGATACTCGCATCCGACGGTTCCAATGTATTGGCAAGAAGGACACGTGTACGGTCATACTTATTCAACAGAGGGTCAGACTTATCCAATAGGGGGTCAGAGTTATCCAGGTTCAGGATATAATTACGCAAGCCAAAGCTACGTGCCTTACTGA
- the LOC108853261 gene encoding small polypeptide DEVIL 16-like, translated as MEPEENSTCESCKTFGQKCSHVVKKQRTKFYIIRRCIAMLVCWRDNNSDRNNRDRNTS; from the coding sequence ATGGAACCAGAGGAGAATAGCACGTGCGAATCTTGCAAAACTTTTGGGCAAAAGTGCAGTCATGTCGTGAAGAAACAAAGAACCAAGTTTTATATTATTCGCCGTTGTATCGCTATGTTAGTCTGCTGGCGCGACAACAACAGCGACCGCAACAACCGCGACCGCAACACCTCTTGA
- the LOC108849017 gene encoding RNA polymerase sigma factor sigF, chloroplastic isoform X2 produces MEATTTTRNLVSSSPSFPTNKTHLKNGFSSPSSVVMLHEQTATPVINSRHLASLSRHFPASVLSQEPREESSRLPPPPLSHSLREDRTSSQQLTLERRQFDGLVSSRENEKFEQQLLQSAGLWNLLLSPPPTTVVPPLADAVALAHKALSASKQAALLLAEDSEPPPTSSSVSSLPEEGTIVRSKKLLERRARNRRAPKPNGLDNESSYLPQKSNPKKKMRQGFDNEDALQLFLWGPETKQLLTAKEEAELIAHIQNLIKLEKVKTKLESQNGCEPTIAEWAEALGMSGHVLKSEIHRGRSSREKLITANLRLVVHIAKQYQNRGLNFQDLLQEGSMGLMKSVEKFKPQSGCRFATYAYWWIRQSIRKSIFQNSRTIRLPENVYMLLGKVSEARKTCVQEGNYRPSKEELASHVGVSTEKLDKLLYNTRTPLSMQQPIWSDQDITFQEVTPDSGIETPDTSVGKQMMRNHVRNLLNVLSPKERKIIKLRFGIDGGKQRSLSEIGEIYGLSKERVRQLESRALYRLKQNMNSHGLNAYADLLV; encoded by the exons atgGAAGCTACGACTACGACGAGGAACTTGgtttcttcatctccttcgtTTCCCACCAACAAGACACATCTCAAGAACGGcttctcttctccttcctctg TGGTGATGCTTCATGAGCAAACAGCAACACCTGTTATAAACTCACGTCATCTCGCCTCTCTCTCTCGACATTTCCCTGCCTCTGTTCTCTCACAGGAGCCACGGGAAGAGTCTTCTAgacttcctcctcctcctctgtcTCACTCCTTAAGAGAAGACAGAACATCATCTCAGCAG ttgactCTGGAGAGGAGGCAGTTTGATGGGTTAGTTTCATCTCGAGAAAATGAGAAATTCGAACAGCAACTGCTTCAATCTGCTGGTTTATGGAACTT GTTGCTATCTCCTCCTCCAACAACAGTCGTACCTCCCTTAGCAGACGCCGTCGCGCTAGCTCACAAGGCTTTATCAGCTTCTAAACAAGCTGCATTGTTGTTAGCTGAAGACTCTGAACCACCACCCACTAG ctCTTCCGTGTCCTCTTTACCAGAAGAAGGAACAATCGTTAGATCCAAGAAGCTACTAGAGAGACGAGCCAGGAACAGAAGAGCTCCGAAACCAAACGGTTTAGACAACGAGAGTAGTTACCTTCCTCAGAAAAGCAACcccaagaagaagatgagacaaGGGTTTGACAACGAAGACGCGCTACAGCTCTTCTTGTGGGGACCCGAGACCAAACAGCTTCTCACTGCTAAAGAGGAAGCTGAGCTTATAGCACATATACag AATTTGATAAAGTTGGAGAAGGTGAAGACTAAGCTTGAGTCTCAGAATGGATGTGAACCAACGATAGCTGAGTGGGCTGAAGCTTTGGGGATGAGTGGGCATGTCTTGAAATCTGAGATCCACCGTGGTAGAAGCAGCAGGGAGAAGCTGATTACTGCAAACTTGCGTCTGGTAGTTCATATTGCTAAACAGTATCAGAACCGTGGACTCAACTTTCAGGACTTATTGCAG GAAGGAAGCATGGGGCTAATGAAGAGTGTAGAGAAGTTCAAACCCCAGTCCGGTTGCAGATTCGCTACCTACGCATACTGGTGGATTCGTCAATCCATAAGAAAGTCTATATTTCAAAACTCCAGGACTATACGTTTGCCG GAGAACGTGTACATGCTACTGGGCAAAGTATCCGAAGCAAGAAAGACGTGCGTGCAAGAAGGGAACTATCGTCCAAGCAAAGAGGAACTCGCAAGCCACGTCGGTGTTTCGACAGAGAAGCTTGATAAGCTTCTTTACAACACAAGAACACCTCTTTCAATGCAACAGCCCATTTGGTCTGATCAAGACATCACCTTTCAG GAAGTAACACCGGACAGTGGGATTGAGACACCGGACACGAGCGTAGGGAAGCAGATGATGAGGAACCATGTAAGGAATCTACTCAATGTGCTGAGCCCCAAGGAGAGAAAGATCATCAAGCTGAGGTTTGGGATTGATGGTGGGAAGCAGAGATCGTTGTCTGAGATAGGGGAGATTTATGGACTGTCCAAGGAGAGGGTAAGGCAGCTAGAGAGCAGGGCATTGTATAGGCTTAAGCAGAACATGAACAGTCATGGACTCAATGCTTACGCTGATTTGCTTGTCTAG
- the LOC108849805 gene encoding uncharacterized protein LOC108849805 codes for MANLGADHYFLHNRQKSRKSERTGPGRSSDEESHLRFIPLVIKRVPNSIPESSSLTRKYHHIPFKMEECCDEFAQPFFTVPVDKYGHSGWSPLGSYFLTSHDHRVLIWGSKDYLNHFGSLMCFNHQKVEHFDVSPGEKYLVTYNRPKPTDQTFGPAYVRTKMLQALDII; via the exons ATGGCGAATCTAGGCGCAGATCACTATTTTCTTCATAATCGTCAGAAATCTAGGAAGAGTGAGAG AACTGGACCTGGTCGGTCCAGTGACGAGGAATCTCACTTACGTTTTATCCCTTTAGTAATCAAA AGAGTTCCCAATAGTATTCCAGAATCTTCTTCATTGACCAGGAAGTATCATCACATTCCTTTCAAAATGGAGGAG TGTTGTGATGAATTCGCCCAACCTTTTTTCACTGTTCCTGTTGATAAGTATGGGCATTCGGGTTGGTCTCCGCTAGGATCCTACTTCCTCACATCTCACGACCACAGGGTTTTAATTTGGGGCTCAAAAGATTATCTGAATCACTTTGGCAGCCTCATGTGTTTTAATCACCAAAAg gTAGAACACTTTGATGTATCTCCTGGGGAGAAATACTTGGTAACCTACAACAGACCAAAGCCAACAGACCAAACATTCGGCCCAGCATATGTCAGAACTAAAATGTTACAAGCACTAGACATTATCTGA
- the LOC108849482 gene encoding heavy metal-associated isoprenylated plant protein 5 isoform X2 codes for MGEKQEGAIVQQENKAATVVSTEPTDNKPKSGGGDSTAAPAAAAPSAFVYKVDMHCEGCAKKIKRMVKHIEGVKDVAADMGGNKLTVVGKIDPVKLREKLEERMKRKVVLTNPPPPPPSKVGLPAATAAGEKKSDGVDKAAPTPPPPAAPKESSVALKIRLHCEGCIQKIKKIILKIKGVETVAFDAAKDMVTVKGTMDVKELVPLLTKKLKRNVEPVLPAKKDDGAADKNKSEPAPPAAKKEEPAGGVTEAKKEGSEAGEKKKEGGDGGDKKKEGADAGEKKKEAETVGDKKKEVGDGEKKEGGAPAVATVNKMDYYGYSHPTVPMYWQEGHVYGHTYSTEGQTYPIGGQSYPGSGYNYASQSYVPYSQPNMNAAPGMFSDENPNGCSVM; via the exons ATGGGAGAGAAACAAGAAGGTGCCATAGTTCAACAAGAGAATAAGGCAGCCACCGTAGTCTCTACTGAGCCGACCGACAACAAGCCAAAAAGCGGCGGAGGAGATTCAACTGCAGCCCCTGCTGCCGCGGCTCCCTCCGCCTTTGTTTACAAAGTGGATATGCACTGTGAAGGCTGCGCCAAGAAGATCAAGAGAATGGTAAAACACATAGAGGGAGTCAAAGATGTGGCGGCGGATATGGGTGGGAACAAGCTCACGGTGGTCGGGAAGATTGATCCGGTGAAACTCCGGGAGAAGTTGGAGGAAAGAATGAAGAGAAAGGTGGTACTCACcaacccaccaccaccaccaccgtccAAAGTAGGCTTACCTGCCGCCACCGCCGCTGGAGAGAAGAAATCCGACGGTGTAGATAAGGCGGCTcctactcctcctcctccggccGCTCCCAAAGAG aGCTCGGTGGCTTTAAAGATCAGACTACATTGTGAGGGATGTATTcagaaaatcaagaaaataatattgaaaatcAAAG GGGTCGAGACAGTGGCATTTGACGCAGCCAAAGACATGGTAACAGTCAAAGGAACAATGGATGTTAAAGAACTTGTACCTCTCCTCACTAAAAAGCTCAAACGAAACGTCGAGCCTGTTCTTCCGGCCAAGAAAGATGACGGAGCCGCCGATAAAAATAAGTCAGAACCCGCTCCTCCCGCCGCAAAGAAAGAAGAACCGGCTGGTGGTGTTACCGAAGCAAAGAAGGAAGGAAGTGAAgccggagagaagaagaaagaaggtgGAGACGGAGGAGATAAGAAGAAAGAGGGTGCAGACGCCggagagaagaaaaaagaagctGAAACCGTCGGAGATAAAAAGAAAGAGGTCGGAGACGGTGAGAAGAAGGAAGGTGGCGCGCCGGCGGTGGCTACGGTGAATAAGATGGATTACTATGGATACTCGCATCCGACGGTTCCAATGTATTGGCAAGAAGGACACGTGTACGGTCATACTTATTCAACAGAGGGTCAGACTTATCCAATAGGGGGTCAGAGTTATCCAGGTTCAGGATATAATTACGCAAGCCAAAGCTACGTGCCTTACT CTCAACCAAACATGAACGCGGCTCCTGGAATGTTCAGCGATGAGAACCCGAACGGTTGCTCCGTCATGTAA